In Mustela nigripes isolate SB6536 chromosome 10, MUSNIG.SB6536, whole genome shotgun sequence, one DNA window encodes the following:
- the ASCL5 gene encoding achaete-scute homolog 5 → MNNNFCRALVDRRPLAPPSCMQLGVVPPPRRASLPPAEPLGNVPLLLYPGPAEPQYYDAYAGVFPYVPFPGAFGVYDYPFEPAFIQKRNERERQRVKCVNEGYARLRGHLPGALAEKRLSKVETLRAAIRYIKYLQGLLSAAPDGAPPAASPPDCPRDGEARAPASLVPESSESSCFSSSPFFESEESSH, encoded by the coding sequence ATGAACAATAACTTCTGCCGGGCCCTGGTGGACCGGCGGCCCCTGGCACCCCCCAGCTGCATGCAGCTGGGCGTCGTGCCTCCTCCGCGCCGGGCGTCCTTGCCCCCCGCCGAGCCCCTGGGCAACGTGCCCTTACTGCTGTACCCGGGCCCGGCCGAGCCACAGTACTATGACGCCTACGCGGGCGTGTTCCCCTACGTGCCCTTCCCCGGGGCCTTCGGGGTGTACGACTACCCCTTCGAGCCCGCCTTCATCCAGAAGCGCAACGAGCGCGAGCGGCAGCGGGTCAAGTGCGTCAACGAGGGCTACGCACGCCTCCGCGGCCACCTCCCGGGCGCGCTGGCCGAGAAGCGGCTCAGCAAGGTGGAGACCCTGCGCGCCGCCATCCGCTACATCAAGTACCTGCAGGGGCTGCTGAGCGCGGCCCCCGACGGCGCGCCGCCCGCCGCCTCCCCGCCCGACTGCCCCCGCGACGGCGAGGCCCGGGCGCCCGCCTCCCTGGTGCCCGAGTCGTCCGagtcctcctgcttctcctcctcgcCGTTCTTTGAGTCGGAGGAATCCAGCCACTGA